From Proteus vulgaris:
TAAAAAAGATAAAAAAATCAGTTCACTTTCAAAACATTCTATTAAAGGAAATGTTTGGTCATGTCTTATTCATCATGAAAGTGAACTAGGTTTGATGACACAATATTTTTTACAATGGCTAGAGAATGAATTATCAAAATGTACTGCTGAATTTATTTAGTATTTATTGAAGATTTAGCATGTGGAAGTTTATAATAATATAAAATATTTTATTTATTAAGGATATTTATGGAGTTTATATTTAAGAAAATAACTGAAGATGATTGGCCTTTTTTTAAAGAATTATATGATTCAGAAAAGGCTATGCAGTTTATCTCAAATACAATGACTGAGGAGCAGATCAAAGAAGCATTTAATAGTCGTTTACCTGAATGGAATTTGTCATCTTTGCATTGGTTATGTTTTGTTATCTATGATAAAACAAACACCACTCCTTTGGGTTTAACAGGATTAAGACTTATTCATCAAGATGGAGAGTTAATTGGAGAGATTGGTTATATACTATCTCCAGAACAAACAGGAAAGTCTATAGGGACAAAATCTTTAGCTCAATTATTAAATTTACCTGAATTAGCTAGTTTGAAAAATTTTCAAGCGATTGTTACTGCAGGAAATATAGCATCTGAACGAGTTTTAGAAAAAAATGGTTTCATTCTTACTCAAGTTCTAAAAGATAATTATGTTA
This genomic window contains:
- a CDS encoding GNAT family N-acetyltransferase, translating into MEFIFKKITEDDWPFFKELYDSEKAMQFISNTMTEEQIKEAFNSRLPEWNLSSLHWLCFVIYDKTNTTPLGLTGLRLIHQDGELIGEIGYILSPEQTGKSIGTKSLAQLLNLPELASLKNFQAIVTAGNIASERVLEKNGFILTQVLKDNYVIGDVTFDDHVYTLIK